One genomic region from Lates calcarifer isolate ASB-BC8 linkage group LG10, TLL_Latcal_v3, whole genome shotgun sequence encodes:
- the LOC108903052 gene encoding hyaluronidase-5 produces the protein MNKVKHFSIFITMLALLSYCQTLPRTDPPIHPHYPFLFMWNAPTELCDIRFGLPLDLSHFHIVSSTLKTATNQSISIFYTDRFGIFPYVDEDTGEMYDEGLPQLIDLKEHRELAEDDIEYYIPANQPGLAVLDFEEWRPQWIRNWGSKDIYRQISIETVKKKNASLSDDEAEDRAKIVFERAAKRYFLRSIGLGKKLRPNRLWGYYLYPDCYNYDYNQDMTRFTGECPAIEKDRNNDLLWLWNVSTALFPSIYLEEVLKDSQQARLFVRHRIQEAMRVSTLPNNSYSIPVYAYIRPVYKDSINDYMSEFDLVNTIGEAAALGAAGIISWGDMNVTESEDSCFDARRHLEQVMNQYILNVSTATQLCSEALCQGRGRCVRKHWDDDVYLHLDPRRYQIQQQRTGSPLTVSGDLSQDDINWFDRSFDCMCYSEEPCRSVLTINIIQEAVVTRKNGGADRPRPFLLVMVLLCLKLVGMGI, from the exons ATgaacaaagtcaaacatttctcCATCTTCATCACCATGTTAGCCCTGCTGAGCTACTGCCAGACCTTACCAAGGACGGATCCTCCCATCCATCCTCATTACCCCTTCCTGTTCATGTGGAACGCCCCGACTGAGCTGTGCGACATCCGCTTCGGCCTGCCCCTCGACCTCTCCCACTTCCACATTGTCAGCAGCACCCTGAAAACAGCGACGAACCAAAGCATCTCCATCTTCTACACTGACCGCTTTGGCATCTTCCCCTATGTGGACGAGGACACTGGTGAGATGTACGATGAGGGTCTGCCACAGCTGATAGACCTGAAGGAGCACCGCGAGCTGGCCGAGGACGACATCGAGTACTATATTCCTGCCAACCAGCCAGGCCTTGCTGTGCTTGACTTTGAGGAGTGGAGGCCGCAGTGGATTAGAAACTGGGGCAGTAAAGACATCTACCGACAGATTTCTATCGAAACAGTCAAGAAGAAAAACGCATCACTCTCTGATGATGAGGCAGAAGACCGGGCAAAGATTGTCTTTGAACGTGCAGCCAAGAGGTACTTCCTCCGGTCTATTGGCCTTGGCAAGAAGCTGAGGCCCAACAGACTCTGGGGTTACTACCTGTATCCCGACTGCTACAACTACGACTACAACCAGGACATGACGCGCTTCACCGGAGAGTGTCCCGCCATCGAGAAGGACAGAAACAATGACCTGTTGTGGCTCTGGAACGTGTCCACAGCGCtctttccatccatctatctgGAGGAGGTGCTCAAAGACTCCCAGCAGGCCCGGCTGTTCGTCCGCCATCGAATCCAAGAGGCCATGAGGGTGTCGACGCTCCCCAACAACTCCTACTCCATCCCGGTCTACGCCTACATCCGCCCCGTGTACAAGGACAGCATCAACGACTacatgtcagag TTTGATCTGGTCAACACCATCGGAGAAGCTGCAGCTCTTGGCGCCGCCGGCATCATTTCCTGGGGAGACATGAATGTCACAGAGTCAGAG GACTCTTGCTTTGACGCTCGACGCCACCTGGAGCAGGTCATGAACCAGTACATCCTGAATGTCTCCACGGCAACGCAGCTCTGCAGCGAAGCTCTCTGCCAGGGCCGAGGTCGCTGTGTGAGGAAGCACTGGGACGACGACGTCTACCTCCACCTGGACCCACGTCGGTACCAGATCCAGCAGCAGCGCACCGGCAGCCCGCTCACTGTGAGCGGCGACCTCTCGCAGGATGACATCAACTGGTTCGACCGCAGCTTTGACTGCATGTGCTACAGCGAAGAGCCATGCAGATCGGTCCTGACGATCAACATCATCCAGGAGGCCGTCGTCACCAGGAAGAATGGAGGTGCTGACAGGCCCCGCCCCTTCCTGCTGGTGATGGTACTGCTCTGTCTGAAGCTTGTCGGGATGggaatataa
- the spam1 gene encoding hyaluronidase-5 has product MTMAAPFLSYVALCIIGSILALPVTEPPLIHDHPFVAVWNAPTDQCQRLEIPLDTAAFQAVTTPAAVPGQFLTIFYENRLGLYPKVDTVKHKIYRGGVPQNGNLTEHLAKAQSQIDHYIPQDSAPGLAVIDWESWRPLWDRNWGSKHIYQKLSISHAMQVAPFLSSNQISKLAKTQFQQAGRRFMERTISLGIGERPSRRWGFYLFPDCYNHGWDKTGYTGKCSKTTQEQNNQMVWLWERSTALFPSIYLHQSLRNSPRAALYVRNRVQEALRVAALPKRPYTAPIYVYSRPLYRDQTEKFQSLMDLVNTVGESAALGASGVVMWGGTKDYNNKAACQSLSEYLTSTFNPYIANVTAAAMLCSEVLCQGNGRCIRKNYDSSHYLHLNPSHFSILRAKKHYVAVGLPAASDLDGWASNFTCQCYAGRSCSAKLSRPNMIKVIWV; this is encoded by the exons ATGACGATGGCCGCACCTTTCCTGTCCTACGTTGCCCTCTGTATCATCGGATCCATCCTGGCCCTGCCAGTTACCGAGCCGCCGCTGATCCATGACCACCCGTTTGTGGCTGTATGGAACGCCCCAACCGACCAATGTCAACGACTCGAAATTCCACTGGACACCGCAGCCTTCCAGGCCGTGACCACACCTGCTGCCGTACCCGGTCAGTTCCTCACCATCTTCTATGAAAACCGCCTCGGCCTCTATCCTAAAGTCGATACAGTCAAGCACAAGATCTACAGAGGTGGAGTCCCACAAAATGGAAACCTGACGGAGCATCTGGCCAAGGCCCAGAGTCAAATAGATCACTACATCCCCCAGGATTCTGCTCCTGGGCTGGCCGTCATCGACTGGGAGTCCTGGCGCCCACTGTGGGACCGGAATTGGGgatcaaaacatatttatcagaAGCTGTCAATCTCTCATGCCATGCAGGTGGCCCCATTTTtatcatcaaatcaaatttcCAAATTGGCCAAGACCCAATTCCAACAGGCTGGCCGACGCTTCATGGAGAGGACCATCAGCCTCGGCATCGGCGAGCGTCCAAGCCGCCGCTGGGGCTTCTACCTGTTCCCTGACTGCTACAACCATGGCTGGGACAAGACCGGCTACACAGGGAAGTGCTCGAAGACAACCCAAGAGCAGAATAACCAGATGGTGTGGCTGTGGGAGCGCAGCACTGCCCTCTTCCCCTCCATTTACCTCCACCAGAGTCTGAGGAACTCCCCCCGGGCTGCACTTTATGTCCGCAACCGTGTCCAGGAGGCTCTGAGGGTGGCGGCGTTGCCTAAACGTCCATATACGGCGCCTATCTACGTCTACTCCAGGCCACTGTACCGAGATCAGACTGAGAAGTTCCAGAGTCTG ATGGACCTGGTGAATACTGTCGGAGAGAGTGCAGCTCTGGGAGCTTCAGGGGTCGTAATGTGGGGAGGAACCAAGGACTACAACAATAAA GCtgcctgtcagtctctctctgagTACCTGACGTCCACTTTCAACCCGTACATCGCTAACGTGACGGCGGCCGCCATGCTCTGCAGCGAGGTCCTGTGCCAGGGGAATGGCCGATGCATCCGGAAGAACTACGACTCCTCCCACTACCTGCACCTGAACCCCTCCCACTTCAGCATCCTGCGGGCCAAGAAGCATTACGTGGCAGTCGGCCTGCCCGCTGCCTCTGACCTTGACGGCTGGGCCTCgaacttcacctgtcagtgctACGCGGGGCGGAGCTGTTCAGCTAAACTGTCGCGTCCAAACATGATCAAAGTCATCTGGGTTTAA
- the LOC108903041 gene encoding hyaluronidase-4, which yields MPVVPVGGTSSSHHVVPVALTCSWLFLLFHAAFGQKPAKLPLINRKPFIAAWNAPLDMCTHKYNVTINLNRLFQIHGSPRADWTGQNVTIFYANRLGYYPHYTPQGTAVHGGLPQNCSLDLHLFKAYQDINHFIPAEDFRGLAVIDWEFWRPQWSRNWHKKDIYRQKSRELATKAYVNVTAAQVEELARRRFEKSAKEFMQRTIQLGTRLRPNGLWGFYLYPDCHNYNLHDQNYTGFCPLLERLRNDELLWLWNSSTALFPSVAIRKSHINSISNLHFTQHRIRESLRVASLTSKEYDLPTYVYLRLGYRDEALAFLTAKDLIHTIGESAALGAAGFVIWGDMNLTSSRHNCTKVKSFLSHRLGQYITNVTRAAEVCSDLLCQGNGRCVRRNPRARHYLHLSSKSYRIWPLGNGEFTVAGWHSPDDLQLLTERFRCHCYEGHEGESCDSINKVREDDELWRGEGQDEQEKKRTQWEVEQKDPDREGKSAGPSTSVSLHMMLLMLLLNLSIVKTVV from the exons ATGCCTGTGGTGCCAGTGGGCGGGACATCCTCCTCCCACCATGTCGTACCTGTTGCCCTCACCTGTTCCTGGCTGTTTCTGCTCTTCCATGCTGCCTTTGGTCAGAAACCTGCTAAGCTGCCCTTGATCAACAGGAAGCCCTTCATTGCAGCCTGGAACGCCCCGTTGGACATGTGCACCCACAAGTATAACGTCACCATAAACCTCAACCGTCTCTTCCAAATCCACGGGAGCCCACGTGCTGATTGGACGGGCCAGAATGTCACCATCTTCTACGCCAACCGGCTGGGCTACTACCCTCACTACACCCCGCAGGGTACTGCCGTTCACGGCGGCCTACCACAGAACTGCAGCCTGGACCTGCACCTGTTCAAGGCCTACCAGGACATCAACCACTTCATCCCTGCAGAGGACTTCCGCGGCCTTGCCGTCATCGACTGGGAGTTCTGGCGGCCTCAGTGGAGCCGTAACTGGCACAAGAAGGACATCTACCGGCAAAAGTCAAGGGAACTGGCCACAAAGGCATACGTGAACGTGACGGCGGCGCAGGTGGAGGAGCTGGCACGCCGGCGGTTTGAGAAAAGTGCCAAGGAGTTCATGCAGAGGACTATTCAGCTGGGGACACGCCTTCGCCCCAACGGCCTCTGGGGTTTCTACCTCTACCCTGACTGCCACAACTACAACCTGCATGATCAGAACTACACGGGCttctgccccctgctggagagGCTGAGGAACGACgagctgctgtggctgtggaaCAGCAGCACAGCGCTCTTCCCCTCAGTGGCAATCAGGAAAAGTCACATCAACAGTATCAGCAACCTGCACTTCACCCAGCACAGGATCAGAGAGTCGCTTCGTGTTGCCTCGCTGACCTCTAAGGAGTACGACCTCCCAACCTACGTGTACCTAAGGCTGGGATACCGAGACGAGGCCCTGGCCTTCCTCACCGCA AAAGACTTGATCCACACAATTGGAGAGAGCGCTGCTCTGGGAGCTGCAGGATTTGTCATCTGGGGCGACATGAACTTGACCTCATCCAGG CATAACTGCACCAAGGTGAAGTCCTTCCTGAGCCACCGTCTGGGTCAATATATCACCAACGTGACACGAGCTGCCGAGGTCTGCAGCGACCTCCTGTGCCAGGGGAATGGCCGCTGCGTCCGCCGGAACCCCCGTGCCCGCCATTACCTCCACCTGAGCTCCAAGAGCTACCGCATTTGGCCCTTAGGTAACGGGGAATTCACTGTGGCCGGGTGGCACTCTCCAGACGACCTGCAGCTGCTGACCGAGAGGTTTCGCTGCCACTGTTATGAAGGCCACGAGGGCGAAAGCTGCGACAGCATCAACAAAGTAAGAGAGGACGACGAActgtggaggggggaggggcaggatgagcaggagaagaagaggacCCAATGGGAAGTCGAGCAGAAAGACCCAGACAGGGAAGGGAAGAGTGCAGGACCTTCAACCAGCGTCAGCCTTCATATGATGTTACTGATGCTCCTCTTGAACTTATCGATAGTAAAGACAGTCGTATGA